Proteins encoded together in one Pseudomonas arsenicoxydans window:
- a CDS encoding sigma 54-interacting transcriptional regulator → MSFETFGQPLLTFPDAEKSPLSIRAKALVFVDPRSRQLRQELEQLAPRSISVLIRGETGSGKELLARHIHRASDRGGLFVSVNCGAISPTYADAELFGYAAGSYTGSASSRAGWFGSANGGTLYLDEIGDLPLPIQIKLLAALENHEVTRVGAHQPSPVDVRLVAATSIDLAQAVAAGKFHERLYHYLSEGQLELPALRDRVGDILSLSEYFLGIYSQRLDLPVPLISEAAQLVLERHSWPGNTRELENVIHFALLVSTGDEILPEHLNLPEAPVSLLQIEQQVAHTVKNGTATERSALKSLLNSLAQTL, encoded by the coding sequence ATGAGTTTTGAAACCTTCGGCCAGCCATTGCTGACCTTTCCCGACGCCGAAAAAAGCCCGCTGAGCATCCGCGCCAAGGCACTGGTTTTTGTCGACCCACGCTCCCGTCAGTTGCGCCAGGAACTGGAACAGCTGGCACCGCGCTCGATCTCGGTATTGATCCGTGGCGAAACCGGCAGTGGTAAAGAATTGCTCGCGCGGCACATCCATCGCGCCAGTGATCGTGGCGGTCTATTTGTCTCGGTGAATTGCGGCGCGATCAGCCCGACCTATGCCGATGCTGAACTGTTTGGTTACGCCGCCGGCAGTTACACCGGTTCGGCCAGCAGTCGCGCAGGCTGGTTCGGCTCGGCCAATGGTGGAACCTTGTACCTGGATGAGATCGGCGACCTGCCGTTGCCGATCCAGATCAAGTTGCTTGCGGCGCTGGAAAACCACGAGGTGACGCGCGTTGGCGCTCATCAGCCGAGCCCGGTCGACGTGCGTCTTGTGGCCGCCACCAGCATTGACCTGGCGCAAGCAGTGGCCGCCGGAAAATTTCATGAGCGGCTTTATCACTACCTCAGCGAAGGACAGCTCGAACTACCGGCGCTGCGTGATCGGGTCGGCGATATTCTTTCGTTGTCGGAATATTTCCTCGGCATCTACAGCCAGCGCCTTGACCTGCCGGTGCCGCTGATCAGCGAAGCGGCGCAGCTTGTGCTGGAGCGACACAGTTGGCCGGGCAACACCCGGGAGCTGGAAAACGTCATTCACTTTGCGCTGCTGGTCAGCACCGGCGACGAGATTTTGCCGGAGCATTTGAATCTGCCAGAGGCGCCTGTCTCGTTGCTGCAGATCGAGCAGCAAGTGGCTCATACCGTTAAAAACGGCACGGCTACCGAGCGTTCGGCATTGAAGAGTTTGCTGAATAGCCTGGCGCAAACGCTGTAA
- a CDS encoding MetQ/NlpA family ABC transporter substrate-binding protein produces MKKVLLFTALAAALTAGLAQAGEKLVVAATPVPHAEILELIKPTLAKEGVDLEIKVFTDYVQPNVQVDQKRLDANYFQTLPYLKSFNEGKGTNLVTVIGVHVEPFGGYSKKVKTLAELKDGATIAIPNEGSNSGRALILLQKAGLIELKDPKNALATPKDIAKNPHNFKFKELESAMLPRVLDQVDLDMINTNYALEAGLNPAKDALVIEGADSPYVNFLVARPDNKDSVAIQKLAKALTSPEVKAFIEKKYSGAVLPAF; encoded by the coding sequence ATGAAAAAGGTTCTGTTGTTCACCGCACTGGCGGCTGCCCTGACCGCGGGCCTGGCCCAGGCTGGCGAGAAACTGGTGGTTGCGGCGACCCCCGTTCCACACGCCGAAATTCTGGAACTGATCAAGCCAACCCTCGCCAAAGAAGGCGTAGACCTGGAAATCAAAGTGTTCACCGACTACGTTCAACCGAACGTACAGGTCGATCAGAAGCGTCTGGACGCCAACTACTTCCAGACCCTGCCGTACCTGAAAAGCTTCAACGAAGGCAAAGGCACTAACCTGGTAACCGTGATCGGCGTCCACGTCGAACCGTTCGGTGGCTACTCGAAGAAAGTCAAAACCCTGGCTGAGCTGAAGGACGGCGCGACCATTGCCATCCCGAACGAAGGCAGCAACAGCGGCCGTGCCCTGATTCTGCTGCAGAAGGCTGGCCTGATCGAGTTGAAAGACCCGAAAAACGCCTTGGCTACCCCGAAAGACATCGCCAAGAACCCGCACAACTTCAAGTTCAAGGAACTGGAATCGGCCATGCTGCCGCGCGTTCTGGACCAGGTTGACCTGGACATGATCAACACCAACTACGCGCTGGAAGCAGGTCTGAACCCGGCTAAAGATGCGCTGGTGATCGAAGGTGCCGATTCGCCTTACGTGAACTTCCTGGTGGCTCGTCCGGACAACAAGGACAGCGTTGCCATCCAGAAACTGGCCAAAGCCTTGACCAGCCCGGAAGTGAAAGCCTTCATCGAGAAGAAGTACAGCGGCGCGGTACTGCCGGCGTTCTGA